In Uranotaenia lowii strain MFRU-FL chromosome 2, ASM2978415v1, whole genome shotgun sequence, one genomic interval encodes:
- the LOC129746748 gene encoding uncharacterized protein LOC129746748, with translation MQVTTVSNNFNLEDVDAVTMPATHPSAYCRLCFSITNLGPIFGNNAMASYKVVELIKQLTTIELHPQGDAMSAICRPCSDKLDEFGNFRNQCLIFDEVISRHTKQLLRHDLDTNDTPFVLSLSTEVQPQYQLAIGNVTSLAASAEDTRGFEIVELTDTAEENNYNDLTLDNYNEYEQGTENIPQLEMESSFEPNNDNRAVYEYENYTFDGKLYWKCTQCDALMIHKNSVTRHISKIHIPGAEFPRMKCVETDCNATFVEIGGLKRHVKLVHGRDIRAMNRVL, from the exons atgcaAGTTACCACTGTCTCcaacaattttaatttagaaGATGTTGATGCAGTCACTAT GCCAGCTACCCATCCTTCTGCTTATTGTCGACTGTGCTTTTCTATTACAAATCTGGGGCCTATTTTCGGTAATAATGCGATGGCCTCTTACAAAGTAGTAGAACTTATAAAACAACTTACTACTATTGAATTACACCCACAAGGCGACGCTATGAGCGCAATCTGTAGACCATGTTCCGATAAACTAGACGAGTTTGGTAATTTCCGAAACCAATGCCTCATTTTTGATGAGGTTATATCACGTCATACGAAACAATTACTTCGCCATGATTTGGACACTAATGATACGCCATTTGTATTGTCGCTTTCAACTGAAGTACAACCTCAATATCAACTGGCGATTGGTAATGTGACGTCTCTAGCAGCATCCGCAGAAGACACTCGTGGGTTTGAAATAGTGGAGTTGACCGACACGGCGGAGGAAAACAACTACAACGATTTGACTCTAGATAACTATAACGAATACGAGCAAGGTACTGAAAATATACCACAGCTAGAAATGGAATCGTCCTTCGAACCCAACAATGATAATCGTGCTGTGTATGAATATGAAAATTACACTTTCGACGGAAAATTGTATTGGAAATGTACGCAATGCGACGCGTTAATGATCCACAAGAATAGTGTCACCCGGCACATAAGCAAGATTCATATTCCTGGTGCAGAATTTCCACGCATGAAGTGCGTAGAGACAGATTGTAATGCCACTTTCGTGGAAATTGGCGGTCTCAAACGTCACGTCAAACTGGTTCACGGAAGGGATATAAGAGCTATGAACAGAGTGCTTTGA